The Xenopus tropicalis strain Nigerian chromosome 2, UCB_Xtro_10.0, whole genome shotgun sequence genome window below encodes:
- the cldn17.3 gene encoding claudin-8 has product MAHLVLRIIGFLCGCIGMILAWVITLMPQWRVSIIAENNGSQNIRLDGQWISRFDGLWSTCINQAQSGQQCSSYDSMISITTDLKAGRVLMCFAVILSFLAFLFSFIGLMLTRYQDKYGKHCLILTAGILYIVSIVLMVIPVIWVTSNIVTQACEPYCKGGIRIELGEALFLAWPAVGFLLVGGIILCWACPKKHRKETCIYTTPQDQEMVYRVRPTEGELRNCYNKNEYI; this is encoded by the coding sequence ATGGCTCATTTAGTCCTGCGTATCATTGGATTTCTCTGTGGGTGCATCGGCATGATTCTTGCCTGGGTGATTACACTAATGCCTCAGTGGAGGGTGTCTATCATTGCTGAAAACAACGGATCTCAAAATATCCGTCTTGATGGACAGTGGATCAGTCGCTTTGATGGCCTGTGGAGCACCTGTATCAATCAGGCCCAGAGTGGACAACAGTGTAGCAGCTATGACTCCATGATTTCAATCACAACAGATCTGAAAGCTGGAAGGGTACTGATGTGCTTTGCCGTTATATTGAGTTTTCTAGCATTTCTGTTCTCATTTATTGGACTCATGCTCACTAGATATCAAGATAAGTACGGGAAACATTGTCTAATTCTCACAGCGGGAATCCTGTATATTGTGAGTATTGTTCTGATGGTTATTCCAGTTATCTGGGTGACTAGCAACATTGTCACACAGGCCTGTGAGCCTTACTGCAAAGGAGGAATCCGGATTGAGCTAGGAGAGGCCTTGTTCCTTGCCTGGCCAGCTGTTGGATTTCTTCTCGTCGGAGGGATAATATTATGCTGGGCTTGTCCAAAAAAACATCGAAAGGAAACGTGTATCTATACCACACCTCAGGATCAGGAAATGGTGTACAGAGTACGTCCGACAGAAGGAGAACTGAGAAATTGCTACAACAAGAATGAATATATTTAA